A portion of the Stigmatella aurantiaca DW4/3-1 genome contains these proteins:
- a CDS encoding polysaccharide deacetylase has protein sequence MMSVSVHDRIGGTPARGKALGEFIAYAQKQPGVAFMRKDAIARWALAQAGTPREAEAR, from the coding sequence ATGATGTCGGTGTCGGTCCACGACCGCATTGGAGGAACGCCGGCCAGGGGCAAGGCGCTCGGAGAGTTCATCGCGTATGCGCAGAAGCAGCCGGGCGTCGCCTTCATGCGCAAGGATGCGATCGCGCGCTGGGCCCTCGCCCAGGCCGGTACGCCCCGCGAGGCGGAAGCCCGCTAA
- a CDS encoding helix-turn-helix domain-containing protein → MAPAIDSLLDGTVFTRVVTAGSLSAAARELGMSLAAVSKRLEEMCSTPRRSTAGA, encoded by the coding sequence ATGGCCCCCGCGATCGACAGCCTGCTGGACGGGACCGTCTTCACGCGGGTGGTGACGGCGGGAAGCCTCTCGGCCGCGGCCCGGGAGCTGGGAATGTCCCTCGCGGCCGTCAGCAAGCGCCTGGAGGAGATGTGTTCTACGCCGAGGCGCAGCACCGCAGGCGCATGA
- a CDS encoding immunity protein Imm33 domain-containing protein has translation MGLARLERSLHGVHVVLTCEDGAEDQGEWVMEVLGQLPPGGLIPGRTLRFGWSSIRLEPRGGALVVTEPDFEGDPLNGWHDDITVTLRVQGSMLETAQEVEVEPRFPRYTDKVTAVPGWEQSPRVALARATAPEAADSGWLIVPPGSLSHAPSEQFPVFELLRRRPALLSALALPGGWVVEFDGDTLLGYGRPG, from the coding sequence ATGGGGTTGGCGCGGCTGGAGCGGAGTCTGCACGGCGTGCACGTGGTGCTGACGTGCGAGGATGGCGCGGAAGATCAGGGCGAATGGGTGATGGAGGTGCTCGGGCAACTGCCACCCGGGGGGTTGATTCCCGGGCGCACGCTGCGCTTCGGCTGGTCCTCCATCCGGCTGGAGCCGCGGGGCGGCGCCCTGGTGGTGACGGAGCCCGACTTCGAGGGAGACCCGCTGAACGGGTGGCACGATGACATCACCGTGACGCTGCGGGTGCAGGGCAGCATGCTGGAGACGGCACAAGAGGTGGAGGTCGAGCCGCGGTTCCCCCGCTACACCGACAAGGTGACGGCGGTGCCGGGTTGGGAGCAGAGCCCGCGGGTGGCGCTGGCGCGCGCGACAGCCCCCGAAGCGGCGGACTCCGGCTGGCTCATCGTGCCTCCGGGCTCGTTGAGCCACGCGCCCTCCGAGCAGTTTCCAGTGTTCGAGCTGTTGCGCCGCCGTCCCGCGCTGCTCTCCGCGCTGGCCCTGCCGGGCGGCTGGGTGGTGGAGTTCGACGGCGACACGCTCCTGGGGTACGGAAGGCCCGGCTGA
- a CDS encoding glutamate--cysteine ligase has translation MSLDLKRAAPEPIASIDMLLEGFRAAEKPRAGHLLGLEHEKFVYPVGGLAPVPYEGPSGIGALLEKIGGAGDYGLFRETPESPVIALQRGIETVSLEPGGQLELSGSPFRTAREAHAENLRHLAEVKAAAGPLGLQLVALGYRPFGTTADMPWMPKTRYKMMRRTLPERGRLALNMMLMTSTGQVSFDWADEADCVRKTVLVARLSPLMVALYANSPILDGKPSGWLSYRSRVWDEVDPTRCGYLPAFFDGSFSYRAYVEWALDAPLLFLRRRGQYLYPKLSFRQLLKEGFEGQPPDMGDWTDHLSTLFPEVRLKKVIEVRGADCASAEMVGALGALWRGLLYDAGAMEEAERLLPKLTLAEHRAFHETARQQGLAGRLNGQQLHRLAAEMVAMARRGLQRLDPQDVPLLEPLERVAASGRSPAAAVLEAWEKDPRPEALLSRFTL, from the coding sequence ATGTCCCTGGATCTCAAACGCGCGGCCCCCGAACCCATTGCTTCCATCGACATGCTCCTGGAGGGCTTCCGGGCCGCGGAGAAACCCCGGGCCGGGCACCTGCTGGGGCTCGAGCACGAGAAGTTCGTCTACCCGGTGGGGGGCCTGGCCCCTGTGCCTTACGAGGGACCGTCCGGAATTGGCGCTTTGCTGGAGAAGATCGGGGGGGCGGGAGACTATGGCCTGTTCCGGGAGACGCCGGAGTCGCCGGTCATCGCCCTCCAGCGCGGCATCGAGACCGTGTCCCTGGAGCCAGGGGGACAGCTGGAGCTGTCGGGCAGCCCGTTTCGCACCGCGCGCGAGGCCCACGCGGAGAACCTGAGGCACCTGGCGGAGGTGAAGGCCGCCGCGGGACCGCTGGGGTTGCAGCTGGTGGCGCTGGGGTACCGCCCCTTCGGGACGACGGCGGACATGCCGTGGATGCCCAAGACGCGCTACAAGATGATGCGGCGCACCTTGCCGGAGCGGGGCCGTCTGGCGCTGAACATGATGTTGATGACCTCCACGGGGCAGGTCTCCTTCGACTGGGCGGACGAGGCGGACTGTGTGCGCAAGACCGTGCTGGTGGCCCGGTTGTCCCCCTTGATGGTGGCGCTCTACGCCAACAGCCCCATCCTGGACGGCAAGCCCTCGGGGTGGCTGTCCTACCGCAGCCGGGTCTGGGACGAGGTGGATCCCACCCGCTGTGGATACCTGCCGGCCTTCTTCGACGGCTCCTTCTCCTACCGGGCCTATGTGGAGTGGGCGCTGGATGCGCCGCTGCTCTTCCTGCGCCGGCGGGGGCAGTACCTCTACCCGAAGCTCTCCTTCCGGCAGCTCCTGAAGGAAGGCTTCGAGGGCCAGCCTCCGGACATGGGGGACTGGACCGACCACCTGTCCACGCTCTTTCCAGAGGTGCGCCTCAAGAAGGTCATCGAGGTGCGCGGGGCCGACTGTGCCTCGGCGGAGATGGTGGGCGCGCTGGGCGCGCTCTGGCGGGGGTTGCTGTACGACGCGGGGGCGATGGAGGAGGCCGAGCGGCTGCTGCCGAAGCTGACCCTCGCCGAGCACCGGGCCTTTCATGAGACGGCGCGCCAGCAGGGGTTGGCCGGGCGCCTGAACGGTCAGCAACTGCACCGGCTCGCGGCGGAGATGGTGGCGATGGCGCGCCGGGGCCTGCAACGGCTGGACCCCCAGGACGTGCCGCTGCTGGAGCCGCTGGAGCGGGTGGCCGCCTCGGGCCGTTCGCCCGCGGCCGCGGTGCTGGAGGCCTGGGAGAAGGACCCCCGGCCCGAGGCGCTGCTGTCGCGCTTCACGCTCTAG
- a CDS encoding EI24 domain-containing protein has translation MNPASPIPHLPPKSGLSDFVRGVSLLGRALGLIFRAPKLLLLSALCALVTLVSLIALLALAGHYTPQLVGSFFPRPEAWYGQALWYLVLVLTFVVFMVVGANALPPLLLAPLQDPLSETTEELCGGYASPPFTLKAFFRGLTTGVVHTLARVFFLLLGLGVLLPLHLIPGVGSVLWTVLGSLWTMTWMAGEHLASPMTRHLYPFAEVRRMLRERRALCLGFGAGIYLMLWVPVLNTFFLPVAVVAGTLLYRGLIAAGNLPPPPRPAP, from the coding sequence ATGAATCCCGCCTCCCCCATCCCCCACCTGCCCCCAAAATCCGGCCTCTCGGATTTTGTCCGCGGCGTGTCATTGCTAGGCCGGGCCCTGGGCCTTATTTTCCGCGCCCCCAAGCTCCTGCTGCTCTCGGCGCTGTGCGCCCTCGTCACCCTGGTGAGCTTGATCGCCCTGCTGGCCCTCGCCGGGCACTACACGCCCCAACTCGTCGGGTCCTTCTTCCCCCGCCCGGAGGCCTGGTACGGGCAGGCGCTCTGGTACCTGGTCCTGGTCCTCACCTTCGTGGTGTTCATGGTGGTGGGGGCCAATGCCCTGCCGCCCCTGCTGCTCGCCCCCCTTCAGGACCCTCTCTCGGAGACCACCGAGGAGCTGTGCGGCGGCTACGCTTCCCCGCCCTTCACCCTGAAGGCCTTCTTCCGGGGGCTGACCACTGGGGTCGTCCATACCCTGGCCCGCGTCTTCTTCCTGCTGCTGGGACTGGGGGTGTTGCTGCCGCTGCACCTGATACCCGGGGTGGGCAGCGTGCTGTGGACGGTGCTGGGCAGCCTGTGGACGATGACCTGGATGGCCGGCGAGCACCTGGCCTCTCCCATGACGCGCCACCTGTACCCCTTCGCCGAGGTCCGCCGGATGCTCCGCGAGCGGCGCGCCCTGTGCCTGGGCTTCGGCGCGGGCATCTATCTGATGCTCTGGGTTCCGGTCCTGAACACTTTCTTCCTCCCCGTGGCGGTGGTCGCCGGGACCCTCCTGTACCGGGGTTTGATCGCCGCCGGGAACCTGCCGCCCCCCCCCCGCCCAGCGCCCTGA
- a CDS encoding MXAN_5808 family serine peptidase, which produces MPRMLRRIIAVAVLLGAWALVGGDRAPIPLTMGAAQASQGWDGTAAQKGEKGSHELSSRIFTKVILYVKDNYVDPKRVRPKEMMIASLEYVEKSVPDVLVEGNAETGKINLNVNGKQQEFDISHVDSLWKMSFTLKDIFDFISKNMRRIEDTRDIEYAAVNGALSTLDPHSVLLRPELYREMKLSTKGEFGGLGFVIQMREGNLTVVRVLPKTPAHRAGILKDDQIKKIGEESTVSMDLNEAVSKLRGAVDSKITITVERKGWDKPRVMTLARAMISIESVQHKLLSQNVGYVRLKNFQGNTTRDLEAALTDLRKQSEQKGGPMKGLVLDLRGNPGGLLEQAIQVSDTFLSSGVIVATVGLSDKLREEKRARPTEGEDTYPIAVLVNAGSASASEIVAGALKNLNRATIIGRQTFGKGSVQVLYDFPDDSALKLTIAKYLTPGDVSIQEVGIVPDIQLVPTRVTDERIDVFAPRRSIGEADLDQHFGNPDSSTVAKKREDVLNREKPWESLKYLKVDPKQQAAQAAKEAKEEQQKAAPKTAQKDAKHGEKDPLIDVDVAGQSEDLDDQLDAESQDEIKEDFEVSFARDFVLRAPASTRQQQLQQGKAFVDQKRAEEEQRINAALSALGTDWSPGPTPKNVQLEATFTPSADQAIKAGEELEMVLTAENKGTEPLKRVRAWTESDNAFLDRREFILGAINPGEKKTWKVKVRLPKDLTSRRDDVTVKFFDDQGALPKTLVSELGFVELPRPSFSFNWQVLDACQTCNGDGVAQRGESVTLALDVTNTGTGPALDSFAQIKNAGDPNVFIEKGRFKLGALAPGETKSARFQFEVKKPYKGDTFPLKLAIIDEPLEEFVTEKLELPVRDSAVAVLEPKKTLVKVAEKTELVGVPLANARPVARVGSPSVLTAEAVTKGYYKVALGEDRFAFVKAADAREVKVGKAVLPKKVDWLTSLKPPEIHLEADPSGGGLMATGERFTLSGYVTDPNGLLDVYVLVNDQKVYFKAVDPKSTEPKKLTFSTDFALKEGNNNVLVVARETADFASRKTLVIRRRPAEVAQKLTTPTQPQKTQ; this is translated from the coding sequence ATGCCGCGAATGCTTCGCCGGATCATCGCAGTCGCAGTCCTGCTTGGCGCCTGGGCCCTCGTGGGCGGTGACCGCGCCCCGATTCCCCTCACCATGGGGGCCGCTCAGGCCAGCCAGGGCTGGGACGGCACCGCCGCCCAGAAAGGGGAAAAGGGCTCCCACGAGCTGTCCTCACGCATCTTCACGAAGGTCATCCTCTACGTGAAGGACAACTACGTCGACCCCAAGCGCGTGCGCCCCAAGGAGATGATGATCGCCTCCCTGGAGTACGTGGAGAAGAGCGTCCCGGACGTGCTCGTCGAGGGCAACGCGGAGACGGGGAAGATCAACCTCAACGTCAACGGCAAGCAGCAAGAGTTCGACATCAGCCACGTGGACTCGCTGTGGAAGATGTCGTTCACGCTCAAGGACATCTTCGACTTCATCTCCAAGAACATGCGCCGCATCGAGGACACGCGGGACATCGAGTACGCGGCGGTCAACGGCGCGCTCTCGACGCTGGATCCGCACTCGGTGCTGCTGCGCCCGGAGCTGTACCGGGAGATGAAGCTGTCCACCAAGGGCGAGTTCGGCGGCCTGGGCTTTGTCATCCAGATGCGCGAGGGCAACCTCACCGTGGTGCGGGTGCTGCCCAAGACGCCGGCGCACCGCGCGGGCATCCTGAAGGATGATCAGATCAAGAAGATCGGCGAGGAGTCCACGGTCAGCATGGACCTCAACGAGGCGGTGTCCAAGCTGCGCGGCGCGGTGGACAGCAAGATCACCATCACCGTGGAGCGCAAGGGGTGGGACAAGCCCCGGGTGATGACGCTCGCTCGCGCCATGATCTCGATCGAGAGCGTGCAGCACAAGCTGCTCTCCCAGAACGTGGGCTACGTGCGGCTGAAGAACTTCCAGGGCAACACCACGCGAGACCTGGAGGCGGCGCTGACGGACCTGCGCAAGCAGTCGGAGCAGAAGGGCGGCCCGATGAAGGGGCTGGTGCTCGACCTGCGCGGCAACCCGGGCGGCCTCCTGGAGCAGGCCATCCAGGTGTCCGACACGTTCCTGTCCAGCGGCGTCATCGTCGCGACGGTCGGGCTGTCCGACAAGTTGCGCGAGGAGAAGCGGGCCCGGCCCACCGAGGGCGAGGACACCTACCCCATCGCGGTGCTGGTGAACGCCGGCAGCGCCAGCGCCTCCGAGATCGTCGCGGGCGCACTCAAAAACCTCAACCGCGCCACCATCATCGGCCGGCAGACCTTCGGCAAGGGCAGCGTGCAGGTGCTGTACGACTTCCCGGATGACAGCGCGCTCAAGCTGACCATCGCCAAGTACCTCACGCCCGGCGACGTCTCCATCCAGGAGGTGGGCATCGTCCCGGACATCCAGCTGGTGCCCACGCGCGTCACCGACGAGCGCATCGATGTGTTCGCCCCGCGCCGCTCCATTGGCGAGGCGGACCTGGACCAGCACTTCGGCAACCCGGACTCCTCCACGGTGGCCAAGAAGCGCGAGGACGTGCTCAACCGCGAGAAGCCGTGGGAGAGCCTCAAGTACCTGAAGGTGGATCCGAAGCAGCAGGCCGCCCAGGCCGCCAAGGAGGCCAAGGAGGAGCAGCAGAAGGCCGCGCCCAAGACGGCGCAGAAGGACGCCAAGCACGGCGAGAAGGATCCGCTGATCGACGTGGATGTGGCCGGCCAGAGCGAGGACCTGGACGATCAGCTCGACGCGGAGAGCCAGGACGAGATCAAGGAGGACTTCGAGGTCTCCTTCGCCCGGGACTTCGTGCTGCGCGCCCCCGCCTCCACCCGCCAGCAGCAGCTCCAGCAGGGCAAGGCCTTCGTCGATCAGAAGCGTGCCGAGGAGGAGCAGCGCATCAACGCCGCCCTCTCGGCGCTCGGGACGGATTGGAGCCCGGGCCCCACGCCGAAGAACGTGCAGTTGGAGGCCACCTTCACGCCCTCGGCGGACCAGGCCATCAAGGCCGGCGAGGAGCTGGAGATGGTGCTGACGGCCGAGAACAAGGGCACCGAGCCGCTCAAGCGCGTCCGGGCCTGGACCGAGAGCGACAACGCCTTCCTGGATCGCCGGGAGTTCATCCTCGGCGCCATCAACCCCGGGGAGAAGAAGACCTGGAAGGTGAAGGTACGCCTGCCCAAGGATCTCACCTCTCGCCGCGATGACGTGACGGTGAAGTTCTTCGATGATCAGGGCGCGCTGCCCAAGACGCTGGTGAGCGAGCTGGGCTTCGTGGAGCTGCCCCGGCCCTCCTTCTCCTTCAACTGGCAGGTGCTCGACGCGTGCCAGACGTGCAACGGGGACGGCGTGGCGCAGCGCGGGGAGAGCGTCACCCTGGCGCTGGATGTGACGAACACCGGCACCGGGCCCGCGCTCGACTCGTTCGCGCAGATCAAGAACGCGGGCGACCCGAACGTCTTCATCGAGAAGGGGCGCTTCAAGCTGGGCGCGCTGGCGCCGGGCGAGACGAAGTCCGCGCGCTTCCAGTTCGAGGTGAAGAAGCCCTACAAGGGCGACACCTTCCCGCTGAAGCTGGCCATCATCGACGAGCCCCTGGAGGAGTTCGTCACCGAGAAGCTGGAGCTGCCGGTGCGTGACTCGGCCGTGGCGGTGCTGGAGCCGAAGAAGACGCTGGTGAAGGTGGCGGAGAAGACCGAGCTGGTGGGGGTTCCCCTGGCGAATGCCCGTCCGGTGGCCCGGGTGGGCTCGCCCTCGGTGCTGACCGCGGAGGCTGTCACCAAGGGCTACTACAAGGTGGCCCTGGGCGAGGACCGCTTCGCCTTCGTCAAGGCCGCGGATGCCCGCGAGGTGAAGGTGGGCAAGGCCGTGCTGCCCAAGAAGGTGGACTGGCTCACCTCGCTGAAGCCGCCGGAGATCCACCTGGAGGCCGATCCCTCGGGCGGCGGGCTGATGGCCACGGGGGAGCGCTTCACCCTGTCCGGATACGTGACGGATCCCAACGGGCTCCTGGACGTGTACGTCCTCGTCAATGACCAGAAGGTCTACTTCAAGGCGGTGGATCCCAAGAGCACCGAGCCGAAGAAGCTGACGTTCAGCACGGACTTCGCG